A window from Chryseobacterium vaccae encodes these proteins:
- the rimM gene encoding ribosome maturation factor RimM (Essential for efficient processing of 16S rRNA), protein MRKEDCYLLGKITRRHGLAGNVILKLDTDQPELYNKLESIFVEINGLLVPFFIERSSWSKNDALNIFLKNSTEAIVDQVLGKSVYLPLATLPKLSGKQFYYHEIIGFDILDQNNNNCGVIRSVNDQTAQNYFITNLDGKEVVIPIIKDWIMEVNRVERFIKTELPEGLIDVFLVPSKKDE, encoded by the coding sequence ATGCGTAAAGAAGACTGCTATTTATTAGGTAAGATCACACGCAGACACGGACTTGCGGGCAACGTTATCCTTAAATTGGATACCGATCAACCCGAGCTTTACAATAAATTGGAATCAATATTCGTTGAAATCAACGGATTATTGGTTCCTTTTTTTATTGAAAGATCATCCTGGAGCAAAAACGATGCTCTGAATATTTTCCTTAAAAATTCCACAGAAGCCATTGTAGATCAGGTGTTAGGTAAAAGTGTTTATCTGCCGCTTGCTACACTGCCTAAGCTTTCAGGAAAACAATTCTATTACCACGAAATCATTGGTTTCGATATTCTGGACCAGAATAATAATAACTGCGGAGTGATAAGATCTGTTAATGATCAGACTGCACAGAACTACTTTATCACCAATTTAGACGGAAAAGAAGTAGTAATTCCAATTATCAAAGACTGGATCATGGAAGTCAACAGAGTAGAAAGATTCATTAAAACTGAACTTCCTGAAGGACTTATCGATGTCTTTTTAGTGCCTTCCAAAAAGGACGAATAA
- a CDS encoding 30S ribosomal protein S16, which yields MSVKIRLQRHGKKGKPFFHIVVADSRARRDGRFIEKLGTYNPITNPATIDLNVDAAVKWLNNGAQPTDTARAILSYKGALYKKHLQGGVAKGAFDEAEAEKRFNAWVEAKDAKVQGKVEGLSKAQADAKKAALEAEAKVNEARIAAAAQAEADAKAAEEAANAPAEEVAEATEGEAPAAETEENTEA from the coding sequence ATGTCAGTAAAAATCAGATTACAAAGACACGGTAAAAAAGGTAAGCCTTTCTTCCACATCGTGGTTGCAGATTCTAGAGCTAGAAGAGATGGTAGATTCATCGAGAAACTAGGAACTTACAACCCAATTACTAACCCTGCAACTATCGATTTGAACGTTGATGCTGCTGTAAAGTGGTTAAACAACGGTGCACAGCCAACTGATACTGCAAGAGCAATCCTTTCTTACAAAGGTGCCCTTTACAAAAAACACCTACAAGGTGGTGTAGCTAAAGGTGCTTTTGACGAAGCTGAAGCTGAAAAAAGATTCAATGCTTGGGTAGAAGCTAAAGATGCAAAAGTACAAGGTAAAGTAGAAGGTTTATCTAAAGCTCAGGCAGACGCTAAGAAAGCTGCTTTAGAAGCTGAAGCTAAAGTAAACGAAGCTAGAATCGCTGCTGCTGCACAGGCTGAAGCTGATGCTAAGGCTGCTGAAGAAGCTGCTAACGCACCTGCTGAAGAAGTTGCTGAAGCTACAGAAGGAGAAGCTCCTGCTGCTGAAACTGAAGAAAACACTGAAGCTTAA
- a CDS encoding serine hydrolase produces the protein MKNLLLLMVAIFGCKNLYSQSREEKIDKLISSYEHLGRFNGSVLVAEKGKILFEKSYGIKNFQTKEKNTNQTIYRIYSTTKSFTATVVLLLEKQGKLSLQDKLSKYFPKFPKGDSITIEQLLTHTSGIQNNTNSEQTKDEETFLNYIAGQPLDFSPGSKWSYSNSNYYLLGYIINKTAGMSYQQAVKKYILNPLSMTSTGFGFKDLKDKNKATGYDFLSKNNSREGVNYDYDHPHAAGAMYSTVEDLYKYEEGLKNFKILDKETLEKAQSPFHNYGYGYGWTVESIQGKTVIGHGGAGPGFLSFFSRIPQDDISVIILSNIFDGGVPEVYKGTISLLNNHPYHLPKNVKISPEQQNRIKGLYQSADRNIYISANDGLTSYFDSKDSSGDTFFPENEKKFYVINYENDKIYFEFEAGKNGEISSLKITKNGKLMREAKKISSSFLWGAVGASTPNGWNGPDVKLAPSSKNKNILEARNVILKPGDLKFRANNEWAMELGINEANHLVKYGNNIKITEPGTYDIILDMTNEINPAYQVIKKP, from the coding sequence ATGAAAAACTTACTCCTCCTTATGGTAGCCATCTTTGGTTGTAAAAATCTGTACAGCCAATCCAGAGAAGAAAAAATTGACAAGCTTATCAGCTCTTATGAGCATCTCGGCCGTTTTAACGGAAGTGTTCTTGTGGCAGAAAAGGGAAAAATACTTTTTGAGAAAAGTTATGGCATCAAAAATTTCCAGACCAAAGAAAAGAATACTAATCAGACTATTTACCGGATCTACTCTACCACCAAATCATTCACAGCTACCGTTGTTTTATTGCTGGAAAAACAGGGAAAATTATCTCTGCAGGATAAACTATCCAAATATTTTCCAAAATTTCCAAAAGGAGACAGCATTACCATTGAACAATTACTTACCCATACTTCCGGCATTCAGAACAATACCAATTCTGAGCAGACCAAAGATGAAGAAACATTTCTGAACTATATAGCGGGCCAGCCTTTAGATTTTTCTCCCGGCAGCAAATGGAGTTACAGCAATTCCAATTATTACTTATTAGGATACATCATCAACAAAACGGCAGGAATGTCTTACCAACAGGCTGTAAAAAAATATATTCTAAATCCTTTAAGCATGACCAGTACAGGTTTTGGATTTAAAGATTTAAAAGATAAAAACAAAGCAACAGGCTATGATTTTTTATCCAAAAACAATTCCAGAGAAGGGGTAAATTATGATTATGACCACCCTCACGCTGCGGGCGCCATGTATTCTACAGTAGAGGATCTTTACAAATATGAAGAAGGACTTAAGAATTTTAAAATACTGGATAAGGAAACTTTGGAAAAGGCGCAGTCCCCTTTCCATAATTACGGCTATGGATATGGATGGACCGTTGAATCAATACAAGGGAAAACGGTGATCGGACATGGTGGTGCGGGGCCTGGCTTTCTATCTTTCTTTTCAAGAATTCCTCAGGATGATATTTCTGTTATCATATTAAGCAATATTTTCGATGGTGGTGTTCCGGAAGTATACAAAGGAACCATCTCTTTACTGAACAACCATCCTTATCATCTTCCTAAAAATGTAAAAATCAGTCCTGAACAGCAAAACCGGATAAAGGGATTATACCAGTCAGCAGACAGGAATATCTATATTTCTGCAAACGACGGATTAACAAGCTATTTTGATTCTAAAGACAGCTCTGGAGATACCTTCTTTCCGGAAAATGAAAAAAAGTTTTACGTTATCAATTATGAAAATGATAAAATTTATTTTGAATTTGAAGCGGGCAAAAATGGAGAAATAAGCTCTTTAAAAATAACCAAAAACGGAAAACTGATGAGGGAAGCTAAAAAAATAAGCAGTTCTTTTCTATGGGGAGCAGTAGGAGCCTCCACTCCAAATGGGTGGAACGGACCAGATGTAAAATTAGCACCCAGTTCCAAAAATAAAAATATTCTGGAAGCCAGAAATGTCATATTAAAACCAGGTGACCTAAAATTTCGGGCCAATAATGAATGGGCGATGGAACTGGGCATCAATGAAGCCAACCATCTGGTAAAATATGGGAATAATATCAAAATAACAGAACCCGGAACCTATGATATTATTCTGGATATGACCAATGAAATTAACCCTGCTTACCAGGTAATTAAAAAGCCGTGA
- a CDS encoding nitroreductase family protein: MNKAEILKEIIEHRRSIFPKDYTDDEISQELIDEILSSAAFAPNHKRTKPWRFKVFRGEDKAKLASEMQAIYKATQPEQLFLEKKYNDIGFKINKADAVVSIVVNFSGMVPEWEEIAATSMAVQNMYLTCTANEIGCYWSSPKIVDHLKESLTIEENQKCLGLFYLGKLN; encoded by the coding sequence ATGAATAAAGCAGAAATTTTAAAAGAAATCATAGAGCACAGAAGAAGTATATTTCCGAAAGATTATACCGATGATGAAATTTCTCAGGAACTGATTGATGAAATTCTCAGCTCAGCAGCATTTGCTCCCAATCATAAACGGACGAAACCGTGGAGATTTAAAGTTTTCAGAGGCGAAGACAAAGCAAAGCTAGCTTCCGAAATGCAGGCTATTTATAAGGCAACACAGCCTGAACAGCTTTTCCTGGAGAAAAAATATAACGATATAGGATTTAAAATCAATAAAGCAGATGCGGTAGTATCCATTGTCGTTAATTTTAGCGGAATGGTTCCTGAATGGGAAGAAATTGCAGCTACCTCAATGGCTGTACAAAATATGTATCTTACCTGTACAGCCAATGAAATAGGGTGCTATTGGAGTTCACCCAAAATTGTAGACCATCTGAAAGAATCCCTGACTATTGAAGAAAACCAGAAATGTCTTGGACTTTTCTACTTGGGGAAACTTAATTAA
- a CDS encoding DoxX family membrane protein, whose product MIFEKLRTNRFNQWIIIHLRYLVGFAFLPSGLVKLMGERFTRISTDHPIGYFFEALYQSGFYWNFLGLTQVAAGILLMTQRFALLGALMFMAILSNIWVITISLSFTGTWMITSLMMIAVLALIIWDKHKLMPLFSYNQSSSVKAFPDPDKSWVMTGMIYIFSFVTLYLLGPVGENIYMKGISAALGILMVGTFVITGYKAYKNPDLFLKNQV is encoded by the coding sequence GTGATATTTGAAAAGTTAAGAACAAATCGATTCAATCAGTGGATCATCATACATTTAAGATACCTCGTAGGATTTGCTTTTCTACCCTCAGGGCTGGTGAAACTGATGGGAGAGAGATTTACCCGTATTTCTACAGATCATCCCATCGGGTATTTTTTTGAAGCATTATATCAATCAGGTTTTTATTGGAATTTTTTAGGACTCACACAGGTGGCAGCAGGAATTTTACTGATGACACAGCGCTTTGCATTATTGGGGGCACTCATGTTCATGGCAATCCTGAGTAATATATGGGTCATTACGATAAGCCTCTCTTTTACCGGAACCTGGATGATTACTTCCCTGATGATGATTGCCGTACTGGCATTGATTATATGGGATAAACATAAACTGATGCCTTTATTCAGCTACAATCAGTCATCTTCTGTGAAAGCCTTTCCGGATCCGGACAAAAGCTGGGTAATGACGGGAATGATTTATATTTTCAGTTTTGTAACCCTTTATCTGCTTGGGCCCGTCGGTGAAAATATCTACATGAAGGGGATTTCTGCAGCTTTGGGGATTTTGATGGTGGGTACCTTTGTAATAACCGGGTATAAAGCATACAAAAACCCGGATCTTTTTTTGAAAAATCAGGTGTAA
- a CDS encoding SRPBCC family protein, with protein sequence MKTILKILGTIILLLVVYGIIAILTFSKDYHFEKAVTINAPIEKVWQHVGSLKSYNTWDPFSKEIKNIKITYSGEGDKMGDSYHWIGEGSEGEQSVTEIVPNQKLVTKLHFIKPFNGNAKAAFVLTPEGSGTKVTWMIDNELNPVMKIMKPLMNMNMEKMFNQGLGDLKKQAEQ encoded by the coding sequence ATGAAAACAATCTTAAAAATTCTTGGCACAATCATTCTGCTTCTTGTCGTATATGGTATCATTGCGATATTAACATTCAGCAAAGATTATCATTTCGAAAAAGCTGTAACCATTAATGCTCCAATAGAAAAAGTATGGCAGCATGTAGGCTCTCTGAAAAGCTATAACACATGGGATCCTTTTTCTAAAGAAATCAAAAATATCAAGATCACATATTCCGGAGAAGGTGACAAAATGGGAGATTCTTATCATTGGATAGGAGAGGGAAGTGAAGGAGAACAGTCTGTTACTGAAATAGTGCCCAATCAAAAACTGGTGACAAAACTTCACTTTATCAAACCATTCAATGGTAATGCCAAAGCAGCATTTGTTTTAACTCCTGAAGGAAGCGGAACCAAAGTAACCTGGATGATAGACAATGAACTGAATCCGGTAATGAAGATCATGAAGCCTCTGATGAACATGAATATGGAAAAAATGTTTAATCAGGGGCTTGGAGATTTGAAGAAACAGGCAGAACAATAA
- a CDS encoding M3 family metallopeptidase codes for MNILTETFNTPYHAAPFNEIKNEDYLPAFNELIKRSEQEIDAIVNNPEAPTFENVIEALAYSGEQLDVVSNIFFNLNSAETSDEIQQIAQEVSPILTEYSSKISQNEALFSKIKKVYDEKEKYQLNGEQEMLLNETYKGFVRSGALLNEEDKEKLKKISMDLSLKSLQYGQNVLASTNAYFKHITDKKELAGIPEAIIEQFAEDAKERNLEGWVVTLQYPSYIPFMTYAENRDLRKELALANGKKSFNGDEFDNQNLIKELLTLKQQKAELLGYKNYADYVLEERMAKSPVKVFDFLNELLTKAKPYADQEIEELKSLAKADGTEEMQNYDHTFYAEKLRKAKFDLDDEELKPYFPLDQVQDAVFGLAGKLFGLSFEERNDIPKYHEDVKVYEVKEIIAVSSTGKIESEYKALLYVDYFPRKGKRAGAWMTSYKSQYQQNGENSRPHISIVCNFSKPTKDTPSLLTFQEVTTLFHEFGHALHGMMADTQYPSLSGTSVKWDFVELPSQFLENFCFEPEFLKTFAKHYQTGEVLPDEKIEKIELSKNFMEGYQTLRQIGFGLLDMNYHTKVKELENESIKEFEDKYTKPATLYPINPETAMSPSFSHIFQGGYSAGYYSYKWAEVLDADAFQYFKETGIFNPETAAKYKILLSSGGTKDPMKLYKDFRGSEPKVESLLKRAFG; via the coding sequence ATGAATATTTTAACAGAAACTTTTAATACGCCATATCACGCAGCCCCTTTCAATGAAATCAAAAATGAGGATTACCTTCCGGCTTTTAACGAACTGATTAAACGATCTGAGCAGGAAATTGATGCCATTGTCAATAATCCAGAAGCACCAACTTTTGAAAATGTTATTGAAGCCCTCGCCTATTCCGGTGAACAGCTGGATGTGGTTTCGAATATATTTTTTAATTTAAATTCTGCGGAAACCAGTGATGAGATCCAGCAGATCGCCCAGGAAGTTTCTCCCATCCTGACGGAATATTCTTCTAAAATTTCTCAGAATGAGGCCCTTTTCAGCAAAATCAAAAAAGTATATGATGAGAAGGAAAAATACCAACTTAACGGTGAACAGGAAATGCTTTTAAATGAAACCTACAAAGGGTTTGTAAGAAGCGGAGCCCTGTTGAATGAGGAAGACAAAGAAAAATTAAAGAAAATCAGCATGGATCTGTCTTTAAAGTCCCTTCAATATGGACAAAACGTACTGGCTTCTACAAATGCTTATTTTAAACATATCACCGATAAAAAAGAACTGGCTGGAATTCCGGAAGCCATCATTGAACAGTTTGCTGAAGACGCTAAAGAAAGAAATCTTGAAGGCTGGGTGGTTACCTTGCAGTACCCAAGCTATATTCCGTTTATGACGTATGCCGAAAACCGTGATCTGAGAAAGGAACTGGCTCTGGCCAACGGTAAAAAATCTTTCAATGGTGATGAGTTTGACAACCAGAATCTGATTAAAGAGCTTCTTACTTTAAAGCAGCAGAAAGCTGAGCTTTTAGGATATAAAAATTATGCGGATTATGTTCTTGAAGAAAGAATGGCTAAATCTCCGGTTAAGGTTTTTGATTTTTTAAATGAACTTTTAACCAAAGCAAAGCCTTATGCTGACCAGGAAATCGAAGAACTGAAATCTCTGGCAAAAGCTGACGGAACTGAAGAAATGCAAAACTATGATCATACGTTCTATGCCGAGAAGCTCCGTAAAGCCAAATTTGATCTGGATGACGAAGAACTAAAACCTTACTTCCCACTGGATCAGGTACAGGACGCCGTGTTCGGACTGGCAGGAAAACTTTTCGGGCTTAGCTTTGAAGAAAGAAATGATATTCCGAAATATCACGAGGATGTGAAAGTGTATGAGGTAAAAGAAATTATAGCTGTTTCCAGTACCGGTAAGATAGAATCTGAGTACAAAGCATTGTTATACGTTGATTATTTCCCAAGAAAAGGTAAAAGAGCCGGAGCATGGATGACCAGCTATAAAAGCCAGTATCAACAAAACGGTGAAAACTCCCGTCCGCACATTTCTATTGTATGTAATTTCAGCAAACCGACAAAAGATACACCTAGCTTACTGACCTTCCAGGAAGTAACCACTCTTTTCCATGAATTCGGACACGCACTTCATGGCATGATGGCTGATACTCAATACCCAAGTCTTTCCGGAACTTCCGTAAAATGGGACTTTGTAGAACTGCCTTCCCAGTTTTTGGAGAACTTCTGCTTTGAACCTGAATTCTTAAAAACATTCGCAAAACATTATCAGACAGGAGAAGTACTTCCTGATGAAAAGATTGAAAAAATTGAATTGTCTAAAAACTTCATGGAAGGTTACCAGACGCTCAGACAGATCGGTTTCGGGCTGCTGGATATGAATTATCATACCAAAGTGAAAGAGCTGGAGAATGAAAGTATAAAAGAGTTTGAAGATAAGTATACTAAACCTGCTACCCTTTATCCGATTAATCCTGAAACAGCCATGAGCCCAAGCTTTTCGCATATTTTCCAGGGCGGATATTCTGCAGGGTATTATTCTTACAAATGGGCTGAAGTACTGGATGCCGATGCTTTCCAATATTTTAAGGAAACCGGAATTTTTAATCCTGAAACCGCAGCAAAATATAAAATCCTGCTTTCTTCCGGAGGAACAAAAGATCCTATGAAGCTGTATAAAGACTTCAGAGGAAGCGAGCCTAAGGTGGAAAGTTTACTGAAAAGAGCATTTGGATAA
- a CDS encoding YqaE/Pmp3 family membrane protein has product MLLAILLPFLSFMVRGKIITGIVCLILQITLIGWLPAAIWAVLSLNNERADQRNERLIRAMRENRK; this is encoded by the coding sequence ATGTTATTAGCTATTCTTCTCCCCTTTCTATCCTTTATGGTTCGTGGAAAAATCATTACAGGAATTGTCTGCCTGATTCTTCAGATTACATTGATAGGCTGGCTTCCCGCAGCGATCTGGGCTGTTTTATCCTTAAATAATGAAAGAGCAGACCAACGAAATGAAAGATTAATCCGTGCCATGCGCGAAAATCGGAAATAA
- a CDS encoding class I SAM-dependent DNA methyltransferase — MKENKYDEPSFFEQYDKMLRSQIGLQGAGEWHALKNMLPDFKDKNVLDLGCGFGWHCRYAVENGAKSVIGIDLSEKMLAKAKEVNSLEGIQYERKALEDLEYPSEKFDIILSSLTLHYVESLDTVIQNVYRWLTAEGHFIFSVEHPVFTSEGGQDWTYDKNGEKISWPVDRYFMEGKRSTTFLGENVTKYHRTLTSYLNTLLKHGFRIKEIVEPEPSHEMLKEIPEMKDELRRPMMLLVSAEK, encoded by the coding sequence ATGAAAGAAAATAAGTACGACGAACCTTCATTTTTTGAGCAGTATGATAAAATGCTCCGCTCTCAAATCGGGCTGCAAGGAGCCGGGGAATGGCATGCCCTGAAAAATATGTTACCGGATTTTAAGGATAAAAATGTTCTTGATCTTGGCTGCGGATTCGGATGGCACTGCCGCTATGCTGTTGAAAATGGAGCAAAATCTGTCATTGGAATTGATCTTTCAGAAAAAATGCTTGCCAAGGCGAAAGAAGTCAACAGCCTTGAAGGTATTCAATATGAAAGGAAAGCTCTGGAAGATCTGGAGTATCCTTCAGAAAAATTCGATATTATATTGAGCTCATTAACTCTGCATTATGTGGAATCTCTGGATACGGTCATTCAGAATGTTTACCGATGGTTGACTGCCGAAGGACATTTTATATTCTCAGTGGAACATCCTGTGTTTACCTCGGAAGGAGGCCAGGATTGGACTTATGACAAAAATGGCGAAAAAATAAGCTGGCCTGTCGACCGATATTTCATGGAAGGAAAAAGGAGCACAACATTTCTCGGCGAAAATGTCACCAAATACCACAGAACTTTAACCTCTTACCTGAATACCCTGCTAAAACACGGCTTTAGAATCAAAGAAATTGTAGAACCAGAACCAAGCCATGAAATGCTGAAAGAAATCCCTGAAATGAAAGATGAACTCCGCCGCCCAATGATGCTTCTGGTCTCAGCAGAAAAATAG
- a CDS encoding serine hydrolase domain-containing protein, whose product MEARIDSIILTGFSNKNEPGGVFMVAKGEKTLYRKAFGKANLELNSDMTPEQVFQIGSMTKQFAAVAILMLEQQGKLSVNDPVSK is encoded by the coding sequence ATGGAAGCCAGAATTGATAGTATTATTCTCACTGGTTTTAGTAATAAAAATGAGCCTGGTGGCGTATTTATGGTGGCTAAAGGCGAGAAAACCCTATACCGGAAGGCCTTCGGGAAAGCCAATCTGGAACTGAATTCAGATATGACTCCGGAACAGGTCTTCCAGATCGGCTCAATGACCAAACAGTTTGCTGCGGTGGCTATCCTTATGCTGGAGCAACAGGGAAAACTGAGTGTTAATGATCCGGTTTCAAAATAG
- a CDS encoding gluzincin family metallopeptidase: MFRKPDIKITFSFFIILLFSLQAIAQEKSPLLTGKVTISIKEGTFDCDLTLSDIPRIEDYVIRLNSGMNILHFKSKKPNDFVLAYEKSTVDSTSTGESLAYYFPKNKKEKFLPQSVQLKYTGKFPIAKDTIENYTKDDWRGNIAFNYNSLRAEGNQGAWYPILFDMAKDKKYEEVRYDIEFTCSDCSTLYVNGNPPVKAKNYRFKSDVPYELAVFLGNYDYSNIANTYILNPQLTQEQIKQFSEMINTYKNYYAENLETPFGGPVTFVETTPTSRDNGWLFVSYPTIMNIGWGDNGLKSLFDPKTQNWFKPFIAHELAHYYFGTYKQFNSELGGIISEGFSEFLSLKVAKDILGKEVYDKKIKDKLKNIKDFTPMPLSTIKTKPSDDDYIEYAYESTPILLAAIEKEIGEKQMWKWMDALLKTPTVFTNYSFLISTLKASLKDDKKFEYLKIRYFEDKKHIEHAIQTLEQK; the protein is encoded by the coding sequence ATGTTCAGAAAACCAGACATTAAAATTACATTCTCGTTTTTCATTATTTTATTATTTTCATTACAAGCCATAGCCCAAGAAAAAAGTCCTTTGCTTACTGGCAAAGTCACTATTTCCATAAAAGAAGGAACTTTTGACTGTGATCTTACTTTAAGTGATATTCCCCGTATTGAAGATTATGTCATCCGCCTCAATTCCGGGATGAATATATTACACTTTAAAAGTAAAAAGCCCAATGATTTTGTACTAGCTTATGAAAAAAGTACTGTTGACAGTACTTCAACAGGCGAGTCACTTGCCTACTATTTTCCGAAAAACAAAAAAGAAAAATTTCTGCCTCAATCTGTACAATTGAAGTATACCGGCAAGTTTCCTATTGCCAAAGATACTATTGAAAATTATACTAAAGATGACTGGAGAGGAAATATCGCCTTCAACTATAATTCTCTGAGAGCCGAAGGTAACCAGGGCGCCTGGTATCCTATTTTATTTGATATGGCCAAGGACAAAAAATATGAAGAAGTGCGATATGATATTGAATTTACCTGCAGCGACTGCTCCACTCTGTATGTCAACGGAAATCCCCCTGTAAAGGCTAAAAATTACCGTTTCAAAAGTGATGTACCCTATGAGCTGGCGGTCTTCCTTGGAAATTATGATTACTCCAATATCGCCAATACCTATATCCTGAATCCTCAACTTACGCAGGAACAGATTAAACAATTCAGCGAAATGATTAATACCTATAAAAATTATTATGCTGAAAACCTGGAAACTCCTTTTGGGGGGCCGGTGACTTTTGTAGAAACTACCCCTACTTCCCGCGACAACGGATGGCTGTTCGTATCTTACCCAACCATCATGAATATAGGCTGGGGAGATAATGGACTTAAAAGCCTTTTTGATCCTAAAACCCAGAACTGGTTCAAGCCTTTTATTGCTCATGAACTGGCTCATTACTATTTCGGAACTTATAAACAATTCAACTCTGAGCTTGGCGGAATTATCTCAGAAGGATTTTCGGAATTCCTTTCTCTAAAAGTAGCCAAAGATATTCTGGGTAAAGAGGTATATGACAAAAAGATAAAGGATAAACTTAAAAATATTAAGGATTTTACTCCAATGCCTTTAAGCACTATCAAAACAAAACCATCCGATGATGATTATATTGAATATGCTTACGAATCTACTCCTATTCTTCTGGCGGCTATAGAAAAAGAAATAGGTGAAAAGCAAATGTGGAAATGGATGGATGCCCTTCTGAAAACACCTACCGTTTTCACCAACTACTCATTCCTGATATCAACGTTAAAAGCATCACTTAAAGACGATAAAAAATTTGAATATCTCAAAATCCGTTATTTTGAAGACAAAAAGCATATAGAACATGCCATACAGACTTTAGAACAGAAGTAA
- a CDS encoding response regulator transcription factor, translated as MKENLIRVIIVDDEALFRQGISFLIQREKDMVLSGDFSNGKEILDALAVLEELPHVILMDLNMPEVNGVEATKQIHTKYPQVKIIALTSYNTKSFIINMIQSGACSFLKKNSSPAELVKAVREVYEKGFYYNGEVMEALHQNITDSSKKVSSIFDANHISKREKEVLELICRQYSTSEIADKLFLSSRTVEGHRNNLLLKTGAKNTAGLVVYAIESKIVDTHYLKDNFE; from the coding sequence ATGAAAGAAAACTTAATCCGGGTGATCATTGTAGATGACGAAGCCCTGTTCCGCCAGGGAATTTCCTTTTTAATACAAAGAGAAAAAGATATGGTGCTTTCCGGAGATTTCAGCAATGGCAAAGAGATTCTTGATGCTCTTGCTGTTCTTGAAGAGCTGCCACATGTAATTCTGATGGATCTTAATATGCCGGAAGTAAACGGAGTAGAAGCAACCAAACAGATCCATACAAAATATCCTCAGGTAAAAATAATTGCACTGACCAGTTACAATACCAAATCTTTTATCATCAATATGATCCAGTCGGGAGCCTGTTCTTTTCTTAAAAAAAATTCCAGCCCGGCAGAATTGGTCAAAGCGGTGAGGGAAGTGTATGAGAAAGGCTTTTATTATAATGGGGAAGTTATGGAAGCGCTGCATCAGAATATAACGGATTCCAGTAAAAAGGTCTCCAGTATTTTTGATGCCAATCATATCTCAAAAAGAGAAAAAGAGGTGCTGGAGCTTATTTGCAGGCAGTACAGTACTTCGGAAATTGCAGATAAATTATTCTTAAGTTCGAGGACAGTTGAAGGCCACCGCAATAACCTTCTCCTGAAAACCGGGGCAAAAAATACGGCAGGCCTTGTAGTGTATGCCATAGAAAGTAAAATTGTGGATACCCATTATCTGAAAGATAATTTTGAGTAG
- a CDS encoding sensor histidine kinase yields the protein MNDNTIISTIVYTFLAFTLLAVALIIFYYFSNKKITKNLLQKKEMEIRYEKDLTHAMISSQEKERLRIAQDLHDDISSKLSVVSLNVHLLDCEYLTKEEYTELKDKIINLINITAESARQISHDLLPPILEKFGLHAAIDALCSEINLSKTVQVSYTSNLYFAKAESEKNLHIFRIIQELTNNSIKHGESTHIRIIFEGRDGKNVCRYEDNGKGFDPDDDTLKGGLGLRNIRSRIELINGTLKIESKKDKGTTVEFTF from the coding sequence ATGAATGACAATACCATTATTTCCACGATAGTCTACACTTTTCTGGCATTCACCTTACTGGCTGTCGCACTGATTATTTTCTACTATTTCTCCAATAAAAAGATCACCAAAAATCTTCTTCAGAAAAAAGAAATGGAAATCAGGTATGAAAAAGATCTTACCCATGCCATGATCAGTTCACAGGAAAAAGAAAGACTGAGAATAGCTCAGGATCTGCATGATGATATCAGCTCAAAACTAAGTGTGGTCTCTCTGAATGTTCATCTGCTGGATTGCGAATATTTAACAAAAGAGGAATATACCGAGCTTAAGGATAAAATAATAAACCTGATTAATATAACCGCAGAAAGTGCCCGGCAGATTTCGCATGACCTGCTTCCTCCCATATTGGAAAAATTCGGACTGCACGCGGCCATAGATGCCCTGTGTTCAGAAATCAATCTTTCAAAAACAGTGCAGGTTTCCTATACCAGCAATTTATATTTTGCAAAGGCTGAAAGTGAAAAAAATTTACATATCTTTAGAATAATCCAGGAACTTACCAACAACTCCATAAAGCATGGCGAAAGCACTCATATCCGGATTATATTTGAAGGAAGAGACGGAAAAAATGTTTGCAGGTATGAAGATAACGGTAAAGGTTTTGACCCGGATGACGATACCCTAAAAGGCGGTCTGGGACTGAGAAATATAAGAAGCAGAATAGAGCTCATCAATGGTACCCTGAAAATAGAAAGTAAAAAAGACAAGGGAACTACGGTAGAATTTACATTTTAA